One stretch of Cohnella algarum DNA includes these proteins:
- a CDS encoding serine/threonine protein kinase, producing the protein MKGATWRQWRRNWMDYPLRQGLKWAGTYRIEQFVGMGSYGQAYRCTDTATGSAVLLKRAKPSKGEVARRMLERESETMRRLVHPQIPKWLGEAGHRNETALVMEFAEGDTVEQLIMERGKTYAQPEALRVVRELLRPIKSLHEAGYVHRDVRIPNVLVCGDLVRLIDFGLACRIGEQTRDERPEETKDGQPAGFADSWGPVKQRMRVPCPTSDLYGLGHLFLFMMYASYEPGENREERSWEEELALEPDVRAFVRGLLEHEWPSAAECERELDRILEGWNFVRSG; encoded by the coding sequence ATGAAGGGCGCGACTTGGCGGCAATGGAGACGCAATTGGATGGATTATCCGCTGCGGCAAGGGTTGAAATGGGCGGGGACGTATCGGATCGAGCAATTTGTCGGCATGGGGAGCTACGGGCAAGCTTACCGCTGCACGGATACGGCGACCGGTTCCGCCGTCCTGCTGAAGCGGGCCAAGCCGAGCAAGGGGGAAGTCGCGCGGAGAATGCTGGAGCGGGAGAGCGAAACGATGCGGCGGCTCGTTCATCCCCAAATTCCGAAATGGCTGGGCGAAGCCGGGCATCGGAACGAAACGGCGCTCGTCATGGAATTCGCGGAAGGCGACACCGTCGAACAGCTGATCATGGAGCGCGGCAAAACGTACGCTCAGCCGGAAGCGCTGCGCGTCGTGCGCGAGCTGCTGCGGCCGATCAAATCCTTGCATGAAGCCGGCTACGTTCACCGGGACGTGCGCATCCCGAACGTTCTCGTATGCGGAGATCTCGTTCGCCTCATCGACTTCGGTTTGGCGTGCCGAATCGGCGAGCAGACGAGGGACGAAAGGCCGGAAGAAACGAAGGACGGCCAGCCCGCCGGTTTTGCGGACAGCTGGGGACCGGTGAAGCAGCGCATGCGCGTTCCGTGTCCGACGAGCGATTTGTACGGGCTCGGCCATCTCTTTCTGTTCATGATGTACGCTTCATACGAACCCGGCGAAAATCGGGAGGAGCGAAGCTGGGAGGAGGAGCTTGCGCTCGAGCCGGACGTTCGGGCTTTCGTTCGGGGCTTGCTGGAGCACGAATGGCCGTCGGCCGCGGAATGCGAGCGGGAGCTCGACCGAATATTGGAAGGTTGGAATTTCGTCCGCTCGGGTTAG
- a CDS encoding fumarylacetoacetate hydrolase family protein: MKLLNYIENGSGKPRLGVRTENGVLDVAAAASAAGAKVPVSMREALEGGAAALESFVAGLAPEAAKPYLKDEADLSFGPCVTDPGKIICIGLNYRRHAEETNMPIPAYPILFNKFNNTLNGHGHDVPLPCTSAKVDYEAELGIVIGKTAKYVGEDEALDYVFGYCSSNDLSARDLQMRTSQWLAGKSCDGFSPIGPYLVTADEVGDPNDLYIRCTVNGELRQNSHTSDMIFDCKQIVSYVSQCMTLSPGDIILTGTPEGVVMGYPEDKQVYLRPGDVVTVEIEKLGAITNRMVAERD; the protein is encoded by the coding sequence ATGAAGCTTTTGAATTATATCGAAAACGGCAGCGGCAAGCCGCGTCTTGGCGTTCGCACCGAAAACGGCGTGCTGGACGTCGCGGCGGCCGCTTCGGCCGCCGGCGCCAAGGTGCCGGTCTCGATGCGCGAAGCGCTGGAAGGCGGCGCGGCGGCTCTTGAGTCGTTCGTAGCCGGTCTTGCGCCCGAAGCCGCGAAGCCCTATCTCAAGGACGAAGCCGACTTGAGCTTCGGGCCTTGCGTAACCGATCCGGGCAAAATCATATGCATCGGGCTCAATTACCGCCGGCACGCGGAAGAGACGAACATGCCGATCCCGGCGTACCCGATCCTGTTCAACAAGTTTAACAATACGCTGAACGGCCACGGGCACGACGTGCCGCTTCCGTGCACGAGCGCCAAAGTGGATTACGAGGCGGAGCTGGGCATCGTCATCGGCAAGACGGCCAAATACGTCGGCGAAGACGAAGCGCTCGATTACGTGTTCGGCTACTGCTCGTCCAACGATCTGTCGGCACGCGACCTGCAGATGCGGACGAGCCAATGGCTGGCCGGCAAATCGTGCGACGGTTTTTCGCCGATCGGGCCTTACCTGGTGACGGCCGACGAGGTCGGCGATCCGAACGACCTTTACATTCGCTGCACGGTCAACGGGGAGCTCCGGCAAAACTCGCATACGTCGGACATGATTTTCGACTGCAAGCAAATCGTCAGCTACGTTTCGCAATGCATGACGCTGTCTCCGGGCGATATCATCTTGACCGGCACGCCCGAGGGCGTCGTCATGGGATATCCCGAAGACAAGCAGGTTTATTTGCGGCCGGGCGACGTCGTCACGGTCGAAATCGAGAAGCTGGGCGCCATCACGAACCGGATGGTCGCGGAACGGGACTAA